The genomic interval CACCACGCACCAGCCGACCTTGTCCACCACCTTGCGCACCTGCGCCAGGAACGCGGCTTCGTCGTAGGCGCGTTCTGGGAACAGGATGATCTGCGGCGCGTCGTCGGGCGACTGCGCGGCCAGTCCGGCCGCGGCGGCCAGCCAGCCGGCATGGCGGCCCATCGCCTCGTAGACAAAAACCTTGGTCGAGGTCTCGGCCATCGCCGCCACGTCCAGCGCCGCCTCGCGCACCGACACCGCGGTGTACTTGGCGGCCGAACCGAAGCCGGGACAAGTGTCGGTGACCGCCAGGTCGTTGTCGATGGTCTTGGGCACGCCGATGCAGTGCAGCGGATAGCCGAACGCGTCGGCCAGCTGCGACACCTTCCACGCGGTGTCGGCCGAATCGTTGCCGCCGTTGTAGAGGAAGTAGCGCACGTCGTGCGCCTGCAACACCTGCAGCAGACGCTCGTACTTGGCGCGGTCGGCCTCCAGCGACTTGAGCTTGTAGCGGCACGAACCGAACGCGCCGCCGGGCGTGTGCGCCAGCGCGCGGATCGCCGCGGCCGACTCCTTGGAGGTGTCGATCAGCTCCTCGCGCAGCGCGCCGAGGATGCCGTTGCGCGCGGCCAGGACCTTGACCTTGCGTGCGCGCGCCTCGCCGATCACGGCGGCGGCGCTGGCGTTGATGACGGCGGTGACGCCGCCGGACTGGGCATACAGCAAGGTGCCTTGGGCCATGGTCGGGACTCGCTCCTGGGGTGGGGACATTGCCGGGACATTGCCCGGATGCGTTAAGCTGGGGGCCTTGCGGTACAGCGCAGGCGTGGCCCCGAGTCTAACGCCGCCGGCCGCGCACGGTAATTTCCTCGAGGAGTCAGGTTGATGCGATTGGTTCTGTTGGGACCGCCCGGATCGGGCAAGGGCACGCAGGCGAGCCGCCTGAAGGACAAGCTGCAGATCCCGCACATTTCCACCGGCGATCTGTTGCGTGCCGAAGTCGCCGCCGGCACCCCGCTGGGCGTGCAGGCCAAGGAAGTGATGGCGCGTGGCGA from Xanthomonas sp. DAR 34887 carries:
- a CDS encoding 6-phosphofructokinase, which encodes MAQGTLLYAQSGGVTAVINASAAAVIGEARARKVKVLAARNGILGALREELIDTSKESAAAIRALAHTPGGAFGSCRYKLKSLEADRAKYERLLQVLQAHDVRYFLYNGGNDSADTAWKVSQLADAFGYPLHCIGVPKTIDNDLAVTDTCPGFGSAAKYTAVSVREAALDVAAMAETSTKVFVYEAMGRHAGWLAAAAGLAAQSPDDAPQIILFPERAYDEAAFLAQVRKVVDKVGWCVVVASEGIQTADGRFVADARGGTDAFGHSQLGGVASYLAGKVKAELGYKVHWTLPDYLQRSARHIASRTDWEQAQAAGKAAVQFALKGMNAVMPVIVRSSDAPYRWKIEAAPLSKIANHEKKMPPAFLRKDGFGITEKARRYLQPLIRGEAYPPYDRSDGLPKYVALKNVAMKKKLPAWEG